One window from the genome of Erwinia sorbitola encodes:
- a CDS encoding methyl-accepting chemotaxis protein — translation MKLNHLSIGQRLGLLAAILLLATLFIGIRGLTVNTDGLKQNQHIMATEQTIAESIDTARNAQVQFKIQVQEWKNTLLRGTQGQDKFNKYRDAFVMQSQKTEELLTRLSTLLPQIGMSNTEVLKTRTLHAELEQHYLSALQQYNVQDAGSPHRVDTLVAGIDREPTRMIDEMVSATLKQAVLIRQQSDARTQHLYEQTRLMLLLAMGLTLLAGFLITWWLIRSITRPLAQAVIIARAVASGDLQTQIIVTGRDETAELMNALHEMNGNLTRIVSGVRSGTETIAAASSEIATGSRELSTRNEAQASAIVQTAASMEELTSVVKNNAENSRIASNISAEAFGVASHGGEVVEQVVKTMSEIHQFSTEISNIIGVIDSIAFQTNILALNAAVEAARAGSEGRGFAVVAAEVRALAQRSATASKEIGTLIDSSVARINQGNSLVKVAGSAMEEIVTSVQRVSQLVETISLASGEQSSGIDQVNVAVVHMDAATQQNATLSQASAAAAQAMQQQAEQLLEMVRVFKLREK, via the coding sequence ATGAAACTTAATCATCTCTCCATCGGGCAACGCCTCGGTCTGCTGGCAGCTATTTTGCTGCTGGCGACCCTGTTTATCGGCATACGTGGTCTGACGGTCAACACCGACGGGCTGAAGCAGAACCAGCATATTATGGCCACGGAACAGACCATTGCAGAGAGCATCGATACCGCGCGTAATGCGCAGGTACAGTTTAAAATTCAGGTTCAGGAGTGGAAAAACACCCTGCTGCGCGGCACTCAGGGGCAGGATAAATTTAATAAATATCGCGATGCATTTGTGATGCAGAGCCAGAAAACCGAGGAGCTGCTGACCCGGCTCAGTACCCTGCTGCCGCAGATTGGTATGAGCAATACAGAGGTTTTAAAAACCCGCACGCTGCATGCTGAACTGGAACAGCACTACCTCTCCGCCCTGCAACAGTACAATGTTCAGGACGCCGGCAGCCCCCATCGTGTCGATACGCTGGTAGCTGGCATTGACCGCGAACCCACGCGCATGATCGATGAGATGGTGAGCGCCACGCTGAAACAGGCGGTGCTGATCCGTCAGCAGAGCGATGCACGCACTCAGCATCTCTATGAGCAGACGCGCCTGATGCTGCTGCTGGCGATGGGGCTGACGCTGCTGGCCGGATTTTTAATAACCTGGTGGCTGATCCGCAGTATCACCCGTCCGCTGGCGCAGGCGGTCATTATTGCGCGTGCGGTGGCCTCCGGTGATTTACAGACGCAGATTATCGTCACTGGCCGTGATGAAACCGCCGAACTGATGAATGCCCTGCATGAGATGAACGGCAATCTGACCCGTATTGTCTCCGGGGTTCGATCCGGTACTGAGACCATCGCCGCCGCCTCCAGCGAGATAGCCACTGGCAGCCGCGAACTCTCTACCCGCAATGAAGCACAGGCCAGCGCTATTGTGCAGACCGCTGCATCAATGGAAGAGCTGACGTCGGTAGTGAAAAACAACGCCGAGAACTCCCGTATCGCCAGCAATATCTCCGCAGAAGCCTTTGGCGTGGCCAGCCACGGCGGTGAGGTGGTAGAACAGGTGGTGAAAACCATGAGCGAAATCCACCAGTTCTCTACCGAAATCAGCAACATTATCGGTGTGATTGACAGCATCGCCTTCCAGACCAATATTCTGGCACTTAATGCGGCGGTTGAAGCTGCACGGGCAGGCAGCGAAGGGCGAGGTTTCGCCGTAGTAGCGGCAGAAGTCCGGGCGCTGGCACAGCGTTCTGCTACCGCCTCTAAAGAGATTGGCACTCTTATCGACAGTTCAGTGGCGCGTATCAACCAGGGTAACTCGCTGGTGAAAGTGGCGGGTAGTGCCATGGAGGAGATTGTTACCAGCGTACAGCGCGTCAGCCAGCTGGTGGAAACCATTTCGCTGGCCAGCGGTGAGCAGAGCAGCGGTATTGACCAGGTGAACGTGGCGGTGGTGCATATGGATGCCGCCACTCAGCAGAATGCCACGCTTTCCCAGGCATCGGCGGCGGCCGCTCAGGCGATGCAGCAGCAGGCGGAGCAGCTTCTGGAAATGGTGCGGGTGTTTAAACTACGCGAAAAGTAA
- a CDS encoding site-2 protease family protein, whose amino-acid sequence MAALPALRDDLQLSQAAPALDGSPQWTLADTLAGRYFKLNASAIRLLRHWALADDESVLAAANREPGIPLLAEELAEFLRFLRAHDLVSGTDAEQRASYPLKSAARRQGLLKSVLHQYLFFRIPLWRPDPFLNRTWPWLDQYGGALLRYLFPLLLVTGLFLVSRDWPRYQGSFSYLFTMGGAMAFGCTLVVAKFIHELGHAWMAKRAGCRVQSMGVAFIVMLPMFYTDVSDAWRIREHRARILIGAGGILAELLLAIVALFAWSLLPEGPLRTAAFLLSSATWITTVIININPLMRFDGYFMLSDLWRIDNLQGRAYELCRWQLREVLFGYGEAPPQRWSPRMRRRLLLWGYASWLWRFFLFLGIALTVYHYFFKVLGLLLMMVEIGWFIVLPVVQEMAMWWKQRQHSRRKIMVRSLLMVVLLLAVLFVPWRSSIEIPALMEASRVSTLYAPAPAQIVRLHVHDSERVRAGQLLLELASPDLDARLIIARQRIAILQLQLRRQAARQDTVGDMLILQQQLAASLAEHRGLAAQREQLLIRAPQAGVIRDIARDLTPGRWLSPDIAVLRVVGQETGELHGYLREDNLQRITPGDGGRFIADDPTLAAFPVRLTAIDPTGSPFLEEEKLASDRGGPVAVRRDEEKRARPVQAWYGVRLEPANATAAPQQPVRGIVVIKGEAESLFTSLWRRVAALGLRESGF is encoded by the coding sequence ATGGCGGCGCTTCCGGCGTTACGCGACGATCTGCAACTCTCGCAGGCGGCTCCGGCGCTGGATGGTTCGCCACAGTGGACGCTGGCGGATACCCTGGCCGGGCGTTACTTCAAGCTGAACGCCAGTGCGATACGCCTGCTGCGTCACTGGGCGCTGGCTGATGATGAGAGCGTACTGGCGGCCGCCAACCGTGAGCCGGGGATCCCGCTGCTGGCGGAGGAGCTGGCTGAGTTTTTACGCTTTCTGCGGGCTCACGACCTGGTCAGCGGCACGGATGCCGAACAGCGCGCCAGCTATCCTCTGAAGTCGGCGGCCCGTCGGCAGGGCCTGCTGAAAAGCGTGTTGCATCAGTATCTCTTCTTTCGTATTCCCCTCTGGCGGCCCGATCCTTTCCTCAACCGCACCTGGCCGTGGCTGGATCAATACGGCGGCGCTCTGCTGCGTTACCTCTTCCCGCTGCTGCTGGTTACCGGGCTGTTTCTGGTCAGTCGCGACTGGCCGCGCTATCAGGGATCCTTTTCTTATCTGTTCACCATGGGCGGGGCGATGGCCTTCGGCTGCACCCTGGTGGTGGCGAAGTTTATTCATGAGCTGGGTCACGCCTGGATGGCCAAACGTGCCGGTTGCCGGGTACAGAGCATGGGCGTGGCGTTTATCGTTATGCTGCCAATGTTTTATACCGATGTCAGCGATGCCTGGCGCATACGTGAGCATCGTGCCCGCATCCTGATTGGTGCGGGGGGGATTCTGGCCGAGCTGCTGTTGGCAATTGTTGCACTGTTTGCCTGGTCACTGCTGCCGGAAGGGCCGCTGCGCACGGCCGCTTTTCTGCTCTCCAGCGCGACCTGGATCACGACCGTGATTATCAATATTAACCCGCTGATGCGCTTCGATGGCTACTTCATGTTAAGCGACCTGTGGCGTATCGATAATCTTCAGGGGCGTGCCTATGAGCTGTGTCGCTGGCAGCTGCGGGAGGTGCTGTTTGGCTACGGTGAAGCGCCGCCTCAGCGCTGGTCACCGCGTATGCGCCGCCGTTTGCTGCTGTGGGGCTACGCGTCCTGGCTGTGGCGCTTCTTTCTGTTCCTCGGTATTGCGCTGACGGTCTATCACTACTTCTTCAAGGTGCTGGGTCTGTTGTTAATGATGGTGGAGATCGGCTGGTTTATTGTGCTGCCGGTCGTACAGGAGATGGCGATGTGGTGGAAACAACGGCAGCATTCGCGGCGAAAAATAATGGTACGTAGTCTGCTGATGGTCGTGCTGCTGCTGGCGGTGCTGTTTGTACCGTGGCGCAGCAGTATTGAGATCCCGGCGCTGATGGAGGCCAGCCGGGTCAGTACGCTCTATGCCCCGGCCCCTGCGCAAATTGTCCGGCTGCACGTTCATGACAGTGAACGGGTGCGCGCCGGTCAGCTGCTGCTGGAGCTGGCTTCACCTGACCTGGATGCCCGCCTGATTATTGCGCGCCAGCGTATCGCTATTTTACAGCTGCAACTGCGTCGCCAGGCGGCACGGCAGGATACGGTGGGTGACATGCTGATCCTGCAACAGCAGCTGGCTGCTTCGCTGGCGGAGCATCGTGGTCTGGCGGCCCAGCGTGAACAGCTGCTGATACGTGCCCCGCAGGCGGGGGTTATCAGGGATATCGCCCGCGACCTGACGCCGGGGCGCTGGCTGTCGCCGGATATCGCTGTGCTACGCGTAGTTGGACAGGAAACCGGCGAGCTTCATGGCTATTTGCGCGAAGATAATCTGCAACGGATTACCCCTGGCGACGGCGGGCGATTTATCGCCGATGACCCGACGCTGGCGGCATTTCCGGTGCGTCTGACAGCGATTGATCCGACCGGGAGTCCGTTCCTGGAAGAGGAGAAACTGGCCTCCGATCGCGGGGGACCGGTAGCGGTCAGGCGGGATGAAGAGAAAAGGGCGCGCCCGGTTCAGGCGTGGTATGGCGTCAGGCTCGAACCCGCCAACGCCACCGCCGCGCCGCAGCAGCCGGTACGTGGAATCGTGGTGATCAAAGGGGAGGCAGAGTCTCTGTTTACCAGTCTGTGGCGGCGAGTAGCGGCGCTTGGTCTGCGGGAAAGTGGTTTTTAA
- the fumA gene encoding class I fumarate hydratase FumA yields the protein MSKKPFYYQSPFPLAKEDTEYYLLTSDHVSVTEFEGQEILKVEPQALTLLAQQAFHDASFMLRPAHQRQVAAILADPEASENDKYVALQFLRNSEIAAKGILPTCQDTGTAIIMGKKGQRVWTGGGDEAALAQGVYNTYTEDNLRYSQNAPLDMYREVNTGTNLPAQIDLYSVDGEEYKFLCMAKGGGSANKTYLYQETKALLTPGKLKDYLTEKMRSLGTAACPPYHIAFVIGGTSADSTLKTVKLASTHYYDELPTEGNEHGQAFRDVALEQELLLAAQQLGLGAQFGGKYFAHDIRVIRLPRHGASCPLAMAVSCSADRNIKAKINREGIWIEKLEDNPGQYIPAELRQQGEGDVVHVDLNRPMKEILAQLSGYPVSTRLSLSGTIIVGRDIAHAKLKERIDNGEGLPQYIKDHPVYYAGPAKTPEGYASGSLGPTTAGRMDSYVDQLQANGGSMIMLAKGNRSQQVTDACHKHGGFYLGSIGGPAAVLAQQSIKSLECIEYPELGMEAIWKIEVENFPAFILVDDKGNDFFQKIHQAQCDKCVK from the coding sequence ATGTCGAAAAAACCTTTCTATTATCAGAGCCCGTTCCCTCTTGCCAAAGAGGATACCGAATACTACCTGCTGACCAGCGACCACGTTTCCGTGACTGAATTTGAAGGGCAGGAGATACTGAAAGTCGAGCCACAGGCCCTGACTTTACTGGCGCAGCAGGCGTTTCACGATGCCTCGTTTATGCTGCGTCCGGCCCACCAGCGCCAGGTGGCGGCCATCCTGGCTGACCCGGAAGCCAGTGAAAACGATAAGTACGTTGCCTTACAGTTTTTGAGAAACTCCGAGATCGCTGCTAAAGGCATTCTGCCTACCTGCCAGGACACTGGAACCGCGATTATCATGGGTAAAAAAGGTCAGCGCGTGTGGACTGGCGGCGGCGATGAAGCCGCGCTGGCGCAGGGCGTTTACAACACCTACACCGAAGACAATCTGCGCTACTCGCAAAATGCGCCGCTGGATATGTACCGTGAGGTCAACACCGGCACTAACCTGCCTGCACAGATCGACCTCTACAGCGTTGATGGTGAAGAGTATAAATTCCTGTGTATGGCGAAAGGCGGCGGTTCTGCCAACAAAACCTACCTCTACCAGGAAACCAAAGCGCTGCTTACCCCGGGTAAACTGAAAGATTATCTCACCGAGAAAATGCGCAGCCTCGGCACAGCCGCCTGCCCGCCGTACCATATCGCCTTTGTGATTGGCGGTACTTCTGCCGACAGCACGCTGAAGACCGTCAAACTGGCCTCAACGCACTACTACGATGAGCTGCCTACCGAAGGTAACGAACACGGCCAGGCGTTCCGCGATGTAGCGCTGGAGCAGGAACTGCTGCTGGCAGCACAGCAGCTGGGCCTCGGTGCACAGTTTGGCGGCAAATACTTTGCCCACGATATCCGCGTTATCCGTCTGCCGCGTCATGGCGCATCCTGCCCGCTGGCGATGGCGGTTTCCTGTTCCGCTGACCGTAATATCAAAGCGAAGATTAACCGCGAAGGCATCTGGATCGAGAAGCTGGAAGATAACCCAGGCCAGTACATCCCTGCCGAACTGCGCCAGCAGGGTGAAGGCGATGTGGTGCATGTTGACCTGAATCGTCCGATGAAAGAGATCCTTGCCCAGCTCTCCGGGTATCCGGTCTCCACGCGCCTCTCTCTGAGCGGCACAATTATCGTTGGCCGTGATATTGCCCACGCCAAGCTGAAAGAGCGCATTGACAACGGTGAGGGTCTGCCGCAGTACATCAAGGATCATCCGGTGTACTACGCTGGACCGGCGAAAACACCAGAAGGCTATGCTTCCGGCTCCCTCGGCCCGACAACCGCAGGCCGTATGGATTCCTACGTTGACCAGCTTCAGGCTAACGGCGGCAGCATGATCATGCTGGCGAAAGGCAACCGCAGCCAGCAGGTGACCGATGCCTGCCATAAACACGGCGGTTTCTACCTCGGCAGCATTGGCGGCCCGGCAGCGGTATTGGCACAGCAGAGTATCAAGAGTCTGGAGTGCATCGAGTACCCTGAGCTGGGAATGGAAGCCATCTGGAAAATTGAAGTTGAGAACTTCCCGGCCTTTATTCTGGTCGATGATAAGGGCAACGATTTCTTCCAGAAGATCCATCAGGCCCAGTGCGATAAATGCGTAAAATAA
- a CDS encoding phage tail protein, with protein MKSSVKTALSLAVSGLAVLAYAQSAQASCTSEPYLGSVCYTAASFCPANDYVEANGATLAISQNSALYALLGTTYGGNGQTTFQLPDLRERGIVGANGGTLPLGTVRGADTITLTQSQMPTHTHVATLTTQPATTVVVNASGNNAASTAPSATNNQLAVLNGPAAKAYAPQGGTQVALGGVSATSTGGTIGVSNAGSSLPVTIIPKQTALLACIAVQGLFPSRP; from the coding sequence ATGAAATCTTCAGTGAAAACGGCGTTATCTCTGGCAGTTTCTGGTCTGGCTGTCCTGGCGTATGCGCAGAGTGCGCAGGCATCCTGCACCAGCGAACCTTATCTTGGTTCAGTCTGCTATACGGCGGCCAGCTTCTGTCCTGCAAATGATTATGTGGAAGCCAACGGTGCCACGTTAGCCATCAGCCAGAACTCAGCGCTGTATGCCCTGCTGGGCACCACCTACGGCGGTAACGGTCAGACTACCTTCCAGCTGCCCGACCTGCGCGAGAGAGGGATCGTTGGTGCTAATGGCGGTACTCTGCCGCTGGGAACGGTACGCGGGGCTGATACGATTACCCTGACCCAGAGCCAGATGCCGACGCATACCCATGTTGCCACCCTGACGACACAGCCGGCAACGACCGTGGTGGTTAATGCCAGCGGTAATAACGCTGCCTCGACCGCACCATCCGCCACCAATAACCAGCTGGCGGTGCTTAACGGGCCAGCAGCTAAAGCCTATGCCCCGCAGGGCGGTACGCAGGTTGCGCTTGGCGGCGTCAGCGCCACGTCCACCGGCGGTACTATTGGCGTTTCCAACGCTGGTTCCAGCCTGCCTGTGACGATTATACCTAAACAGACCGCACTGCTGGCCTGCATCGCTGTCCAGGGGCTGTTCCCGTCACGTCCTTAA
- a CDS encoding DASS family sodium-coupled anion symporter, producing the protein MKQTSMVSDTAKAPPAAAGQKKRLIMLFLPVLVAVLLLLVPVPHGLEPYAWHFFAIFVGVIVGLIFEPLPGAVIGLTGVVVIALFSQWLLFSPAELADPKFKTAAQAFKWAVSGFGNSTVWLIFGAFMFAAGYDKTQFGRRLALILVKYLGRRSLTLGYAITFADLLLAPFTPSNTARSGGTIYPIIANLPPLYGSKPNDPSARKIGSYLMWVAITAACITSSMFLSALAPNLLALALVKSVIGFDISWGMWFLAFLPLGLLLLLTMPLLAYWFYPPEVKFNDEVPRWAISELEKLGKLTRHEILLLVFVVSALLMWIFATAWIEPAMAALLVVVLMLWTGVLNWNDITSNKPAWNTFAWFATLVALADGLARVGFIAWLGKEGGMLLQGYDPQVSAVVLMIAFFLLHYLFASTTAHTTALLPAMLTIAASIPGINMPVFCLMMCTSLGLMGIITPYGTGPSPIYYGSGYLPTKDYWRLGTIFGAIFLCALMLIGYPWMVMMF; encoded by the coding sequence GCTGCTGCTGGTGCCGGTACCTCACGGTCTGGAACCATATGCATGGCACTTCTTCGCTATCTTTGTTGGGGTGATTGTTGGTTTGATCTTCGAACCGCTGCCGGGCGCTGTTATCGGCCTGACCGGGGTCGTGGTTATTGCGCTATTCAGTCAGTGGCTGCTGTTCAGCCCTGCCGAACTGGCGGATCCGAAATTCAAAACTGCTGCGCAGGCGTTTAAATGGGCTGTCAGCGGGTTTGGTAACTCGACTGTGTGGCTGATCTTCGGTGCCTTTATGTTTGCCGCGGGTTATGACAAAACGCAGTTTGGCCGCCGCCTGGCGCTGATTCTGGTGAAATACCTTGGTCGTCGCAGCCTGACGCTGGGTTACGCCATTACCTTCGCTGACCTGCTGCTGGCACCGTTCACTCCATCCAATACCGCACGCAGCGGGGGCACAATCTACCCGATTATTGCCAACCTGCCGCCGCTGTATGGTTCAAAACCAAACGATCCAAGCGCACGTAAAATCGGTTCTTACCTGATGTGGGTTGCGATTACCGCCGCCTGTATCACCAGTTCGATGTTCCTGTCGGCGCTGGCACCTAACCTGCTGGCCCTGGCGCTGGTGAAAAGTGTGATTGGCTTTGATATCTCCTGGGGGATGTGGTTCCTTGCCTTCCTGCCATTAGGTCTGTTGCTGCTGCTGACCATGCCGCTGCTGGCTTACTGGTTCTATCCACCGGAAGTGAAATTTAACGACGAAGTACCGCGCTGGGCGATCAGCGAGCTGGAAAAACTGGGCAAACTGACACGCCATGAAATCCTGCTGCTGGTATTTGTGGTCTCAGCCCTGCTGATGTGGATCTTCGCAACGGCGTGGATTGAACCTGCCATGGCAGCACTGCTGGTGGTGGTACTGATGCTGTGGACTGGCGTACTCAACTGGAACGACATTACCAGCAACAAACCGGCCTGGAACACCTTCGCCTGGTTCGCTACCCTGGTTGCACTGGCAGATGGTCTGGCACGGGTTGGCTTCATCGCCTGGCTGGGTAAAGAAGGCGGGATGCTGCTGCAAGGCTATGATCCTCAGGTCTCGGCGGTGGTGCTGATGATTGCCTTCTTCCTGCTGCACTATCTGTTTGCCAGTACCACTGCGCACACCACGGCGCTGTTACCGGCCATGCTGACAATTGCCGCTTCGATTCCGGGTATCAATATGCCGGTGTTCTGCCTGATGATGTGTACCTCACTGGGTCTGATGGGCATCATTACTCCGTACGGCACCGGTCCAAGCCCGATTTACTACGGTAGTGGCTACCTGCCAACCAAAGACTACTGGCGTCTGGGTACGATCTTCGGCGCAATCTTCCTCTGCGCACTGATGCTGATTGGTTATCCGTGGATGGTAATGATGTTCTGA